The window AAGAACACATCTCACTGGTCTATCGGTATTAAAGGCGGTGTAAACTATTACCGCTTGTCTCCATTAGCTACAGCTGACACTGATTTTGATAGTTTTATCAACCAAGGTGGTTATGGCGGTAGCTTTTTTGTTGAATATGCTCCAACTCCATTTTATGGAATCGGTCTTGAAGCAAATTATTCTAATCTCAACAGAACTGTAGAGGGTGCAGATTATTTAGGTTATAACATTGATGCTATTCTTATGAGTTCTGTTAATCTTTCAAACCTTTTCGGACCTTATAGAACTGTCTCCGCAAGAAAAGTCAACTTCTTTTTAAATGCCGGATTAGGTGCATCTTATTACACTTTTCAAACTCCTGCAGATGCAGAATATGTTAAGGGAAAATTTTCTCCTATGGCAGCAGCGGGTATCGGTGTAGAATTTAACTTAGGTAAAGCATGGACTTTACTATGTGAGGGCCAATACAGATATTACGTTAAAAATGATTTAGGCGGCGTTGTAGCTTCAAAAGATGTAGATGCTTTAGCTGTTAATCTCGGTTTACGTTGGAAAATCGGCGGAAAGAAACATGATCATGTACGTAATATGATTCCAAGTGAATATTACCCGGTTCCTGTTCAAGAAATTATTATCGAAGATATTCAAAATGAAGAAATGATTGAAGAACGTTTCAAAACTTTAGAAGAAAAATATAATAATCTTGAAAACAAACACAACAATCTTAACAAAGAATATAACAACTTACAAAATCAAATAAATGAATTAGAAAAGAATGGTACAATAACCATTGCTCTTGAAAATGTTCATTTTGATTTTGATTCATCAGAACTTACTAAAGATTCTAAAACTTTGGTTCAACAAGTTGTAAATATTCTTAAAGATGCTCAATGGAATAAAATTACCATTGCAGGTTATGCAGATAACGTAGGCACAAAAGAAGTTAACGATAGAATTTCTTTAAAACGTGCTGAAACAGTAAAGAAATACATGGTTGATAACGGCATAGACGGAAATAAATTATCCATTGCCAGTTATGGTAAAGATAACCCTGTTGCAAATAACAATACTCAAGTCGGCAGAGCTCAAAACCGCCGTGTTGAATTTGTTATTTCAAAATAACTTTACTTTAGCTTTAACAAAAAAGCCTCTTGAGTTTTCAAGAGGCTTTTTTGTTTTATAAAATCGGTATTTGCAAAACCTAATCCTAATAAATTCTCTCTAAGTTTTTCATACTGTTAATAATCATTAAGGTTGGTCCCTGCTTGTTTTGAGGCATTTCCGACAACCTTTTTATCATGAATTTATCTGGTATAATTTAATTAACTGATTTCCTGAAAAATATTGAATAGAAGATTTTTGAAAAAAATTCAACAATTTCTCGCTTATAAATTTGACTTATATAAAATCTCTGTTAATTTTGCAATAACTTTATTCTTGTTTATCATTATACCAATTCTTGATTTAATTATCATGATATAACAAACGTAAAGATAACAACTTAAAAAATAATACTAACTAATATGAAAAAAATTCTAATGTTCGAAGATGATATTTTATTATCTGAAATGACAAAACTTAATCTTGAATTAATGGGTACTTATAGTATTCATTTAGCACATACAGGCAGGAAAAGTTTGGATAGAATATTAACTTTTCGACCGGATATTTGTTTAGTTGATATAAAACTTCCTGAGAAGAATGGTTATGACGTTGTTAAGGAAATGCGGGATAATAATATCAATATTCCTGTTATTTTTATATCCGCTCTTGTTGCTCCGGAAGATGCACTTATTGCATTTGACTTAGGTTGTGATGATTATATAAGAAAGCCTTTTGATGTATTTGAACTCATGGCAAGAATAAATGTAGCTTTAAGAATTTACCCAGAAGGTAAAAATATTCAACCGGGAAAAACAGTTAAAAATGCATTGATTTTTAATTTTCCAAGGGTAATTTTTAATTTTGTCAACAATACAATCGAAACAAATAATGTTACACATAGTTTATCCCCTTATGAAGGTGATATTCTTAGAATTTTAGTCAGCAATGTCGGTGAAATTGTTAGTTACGACGATTTGTTTTTAAGAACAGGCAAAGAACAAAACGAAAGAAATAGAAAAAGTTTTTATGTTGTTCTTAGCAATCTCAGAGCTAGATTTGAACCTCTACATTGTTTCAGTATAATTACATATAGGAAAAACGGTATTAAGATGGTTGTGTAAATTTATTAAAATCTAAAATTACAAAAACTTGATTAATCCCAATGGATTTCTAACAACATAAATTGTTATAAACATTGGGACCAATTTGCCTAAAATATAGAAATTCAATCTATTGCCTTTATCAGTTTTTCAATGATTTCATTATTTCCTGTTTTCCAGAATTTCCCTCACAACCTCTGCAGTAATATTTCTATTTTCTCCCAAAGCAATATTTTCTTCTGTAAAACGATTGACAATAATATTAATAACTTTATTATCAATTTTTGCTTCCTTAAGAGTTGTAGCAAGTCCTATCGACTTAAAAAAGTCTTCGGTTTTTCTTATTGCTAAAAGAACTCTTTCGTCATCGGAACCATCAGTAATATTAAAAATTCTTTCTGCATATTGAAGAATTTTTCCTTTTTTCTGTTCTTTCATAACATACATTGTACCCGGAAGAACAATTGCCAAAGATGCGCCGTGAGCAATTCCTGTTTGCGCTGTCAATTCATGACCAATCATATGTGTAGCCCAATCTTGTGTAACACCCATTCTGATAAAATCATTCAAAGCCATTGTTGCAGAAAACATAAAATCTGCCATGGTATCGTAATCATGCTGATTTTCTTTTATCTTCGGAGCGATTTCCAAAACAGTCAGTAAAATTCCTTCTGCCCATCTGTCCATTATTCTTGACTGCCCTGGCGTTGTGAGATACTGTTCAATTACATGAACATAAATATCCGCCAATCCGTTTGCTATCTGATTTAAGGGTAAAGAATATGTAGTTTCCGGATCTAATATTGAAAATTCCGGATATCCGCTTGAAAAAGCCAATTTCTCTTTTGTTTCATTACGTGAAATTACGGCGCCGTTGTTCATTTCGGAGCCGGTTGCCGGTAAAGTCATCACCGATGCAAATGGAATATATTCATTAGCTTTACCTTTTAAAACGATTTCCCAAGAATCTCCTGGATAAGGAATTCCCGCGGCAATCAATTTTGTACCATCCAATACAGAACCGCCACCAACGGCAAGAATAAAATCAATATTATTTTCTTTCCCTATAGTAATTGCCTTTCTCAATGTCTCCACAGAAGGGTTCGGTTCAATTCCCCAAAATTCAATATATTTATAGTCTTTCAACGCTGTCACAACCTGATCATAAACACCGTTTTTCTTTACGCTTCCACCACCATAGGTAATCATCAACTTTTTATCCATAGGAATCAAAGATGATAATTTGGAAATCTGACCTTTTCCAAAAACTAATTTAGTTGGATTTTGAAATATAAAATTCTTCATGGTTAATTTGGTTTTGTTTGTTTCTCACTAATTCCGCTTCAAAAACACTAAAGCACTACTCTATCATTACATTATTTAATCATATTCTCATCCAAACCGAACCGTTCATTTTCACGGCATTGTCCCTTCGGTTCAATGTGAACGACAATATCATAAATATTCTCCACAGATTGTTTAATATTATTTTCAATTTCTTCAGCTATGTCATGTGCTTGTTTCACAGTAATATTTCCATCAACCTCAACATCAAGAGCAATCATATAGAAATTTCCGATTTGTCTTGAGCGTACCCGATGAGGATTACTTGCACCTTTAACTTTATCAACAGCTTCGAAAATTTTATTATAGATGCCTTCATCCTTTACTCCATCCATCAATTCAACATTGGAGTCCATAAAAATTTTTATCGCCGACCTGATAATAAAAAGACTAATTATTAAACCCGTAATCGAATCTAAAATAGGTAAATTAAAAATAAAAGTAAATAGTAATCCTACTAACACGCTTAACGAAATGATCACATCATTACGCATATTAATTGCATTTGCCTGTAATAAAGGGCTATTAATTTTTTTACCTTTTTTATATTGATAAAGAGCGAGCGCCAGTTTTCCTATGATAGAAAAAATTGTTACATAAATTGCTATTATTCCCGGCATTTCCTTTGCTTCCGCCGAAAATGTACTTCGAATAGTGGTTATCAGCATTTGGATACCGGCATAAAAAATAACGAATGACAATACCTTTGTTGCTATACTTTCCGCTTTTTCATAGCCATAGGCATATTTTCTGCTTGGCGGTTTACTCATGATTTTTGCAGTAATAATCATAACAATAGATATTACAACATCTGTTGCAGAGTCAATACCGTCACTAATTACCGCCATACTTCCGGAAATAAAACCTATTATCAATTTTGCAAGAGATAATATACTGTTTCCTATTGTACTAATCCATGAAGTTTTCAATAAAACCTTATCATTTCTCTCCATCCTAATAAATATTACGCTTCATTTGTTTACTAAAAATTAAGACGTCAAAAGTACAAAAAAGTTCAGAATTAGTAATTACAAATCAAATAAATTCAGATTATATAATTCATCATCTAAGTATATTTACATTATAAATTCAAACTATTTTTACTATTTTCGTGTTAAAATTTAAATTATGGTTTACGAAGATTTTATTAAACGGGAGATAGACAGATTAGGATTGGCAATTAAAAATCTAATAGTTAAGATATTAAATTTAAGGAACGATCCTCCATTAGTATTTGAAGCGATCGATAAATTTGTAATTGATAATCTTGATATTAATATTAATGAAATAATTTCACTTACTAATGATAAATTTAAAGATTGGCTGAAATCCGAAAAACGGCTTAATAATAGTAATTTAGACCAATTTACGGAATTGTTGCTTGTTGTTGCTGAAAATTCGGATGAAACAAATGTAAGAAAAAGTTTATATGAGAAATGTTTGATAATATATGAATTTTTGAATAAAAATGAAGATGTTTATTCTTGGGAAAGACATTTGAAAGAGGAAGACGTTAATAATAAATTATCTGTTCTATAAATCCCGAATCAATTATAATATTTTGTATCTCCACATCAGAATATTACAATATTAACTAATCGTCACATAATTAAATTTCTTATCTTTGCAGGTTTTAAATTCATTAATAATGAAAGGATTATATACTGTCCTGTTGCTTGTTGCGTCAAATGTATTTATGACTTTTGCATGGTACGGACATCTTAAAATGAAGGAATTCTCTTGGTTCAATACTTTACCATTAATCGGTATAATTGCCATCAGTTGGGGCATTGCTTTTTTTGAATACTGTTTTCAAGTTCCGGCAAATAGAATTGGTTATGCCGGAAACGGAGGGCCGTTTTCACTACTTCAACTTAAAGTTATACAAGAGGTTATTACTCTTATTGTTTTTGTAATTTTCAGCACTTTACTTTTCAAGAATGAAACATTCAGGCTTAATCATTTTATTGGTTTTATTTTCTTGGTTTTAGCCGTTTATTTTATTTTTAAAAAATAAAATAACATTTTGCTGGTTCTAAAAGTTTTACTTCTTTGTTTATGACTTTATGAGTTCTATGTATTTGCGCATTAGTACTTTTTATACTTTCTTCATGAGATTTTATTTTGTTCGAAGTAACATCTAAAAAACTAAAATTATTAATCTCAAGCTTTATTAATTATATTTTTTGTTTAAGTCTTTATTATCAAAAATCAACTAAATTTGTAAAAATTTTCTAATGAGAGTAAGTTTTAAAAATAAAACGATATTGATTACCGGAGCGGGTTCGGGAATCGGAGAAGCAATTGCCTATCAATTTGCCGAAAAGGGTGCTAATGTTATTTTAACCGGCTTAGATTTGGAAAATCTTGATAAAGTTAAGGTTAATTGCGAAAAGTTTAATATAAAAGCATTTTCTTATGAATGTGATCTTTCCGATTATAATTCCATCGACAATTTAGTAAGTTATATTGAGGAAAATAATTTACTTATTGATGTTTTTATCTTAAACGCCGGAATATCTCAACGTGCAAAAGCTCTGGAAACTGATTTTGCCGTTGACAGGAAACTCATGGATATTAATTATTTCGGATCCGTTTATTTGATAAAGAAATTTAAGGATCATTTAAAATCAGGAAGACATATTAACATTGCCGTCAACACATCTATTTCCGGATTATTCGGGTTTCCGTTGCGTTCGGCATACTGCGGCTCAAAACATGCCCTGTTCGGTTTCTTCGAATCATTAGATCTTGAAAACGATAATATTAATGTAACTTTTATTATTCCCGGTAGAATCAATACACAAATCAGTAAAAGTGCAATGCTCGGCAGCGGCGAAAAATATGATAAAATGGATCACGGACAGTCCAGCGGAATGGATGTAAATACATGTGCAAAAATTGCCGTTAAAGCTATTTCAAAGCAAAAACACAGAAAATTAATCGGAAGAAAAGAATTATTAATGGTTTATATTCATAAATATATTCCCGCATTATATTATAAATTAGCGAAAAAGATTTCATCAACATAAAAGAAAATAATCGACATGAAAGAAAAAATTATTTGTGGCATCCAACAAGTTGGAATCGGAGTAAATGATGTCATTGAAGCATGGAAATGGTATATTGATATTTTTGGTTTTGATATTAAAATTTTTGACGATACAGGTGTTGCCGAAAAAATGTTGCCTTACACAGGAGGCAAACCTCAGGAACGAAGAGCTGTTTTAGCTTATAATCTACGTGGTGGTGGCGGTTTTGAAATCTGGCAACCGAAAGGCAGAGAGTTAAATTATTTGAAAGAAGAAATTCGTTTAGGTGATTTGGGAATTATCGCATGCAAAATCAAATGCCCTGATGTTAAACTTGCTTTCGAAACATTTAAAAATAAAAATGTTGATGTAATTAATAAACCGGATTTATCTCCATCGGGCATAATGCATTTCTTCGTAAAAGATCCTTACGGCAATCTTTTTGAAATTGAGGAAGATCATTATGTTTTTTCTGATGAAAAGAAAATCACGGGCGGAGTTAACGGTGTAATCATCGGAGTTTCTAATATGGAAGATTCTATAGAGTTTTATTCTAAATTACTTGATTACGATACTGTTGTTTATGACAATACAGGTATTTTTGATGATTTGCAAGGTGTTCCGGGCGCAACTGATAAGTTGCACAGAGTAATGCTGAAACGCTCTAAACCTATGTATGGACCGCTTGCCGAAATTATGGGAACTTCTCATATTGAATTGGTTCAAAACATGGATTCTAAGGTTAAGAAAATATATGAAGGCAGGCTTTGGGGCGATCCGGGCTTTATTCATCTTTGTTTTGATGTAAGAAATATGGAAAGTCTTCATAAAGAAGTTAAGGAATTAGGAAAAGATTTCGTTTGTGACGGAGGAGAGGATTTCGATATGGGTGATGCAAATGGACATTTCACTTATGTAGAAGATCCTGACGGAACTCTTATAGAGTTTGTTGAAACTTTTAAAATCCCTATTTCAAAAAAACTTGGTATTTCTTTGAATCTTAGAAATAGAGATGATAAAAAATTTATGCCAAAATATATGTTGAAGGCTTTGCGCTTTGCAAGGGTAAAACTATAAAATTAACTATTGAGCCTTAATCATAAAAACAACTGCATGTTCGCAAGGTTTTTTATTGATAATATTTTGAGGAATATCTATTTTATACCCCGTCTGAGATTTTGAAAGCTTTGCTTTAACTTTACTTCCTAAAATTTCAATATTGCCGGCCTTTAATTGCTCATCGCAATTAAATATAATGGAATTAGAAAGCGGTTCACCTTCACCAAGCATGCAAAAAACATACACTTTTCCGTCTTTCTTCGTAAATCTCAAATTATCTTGTTGATAAGGATAAACGGGACGAGTGCAATAAATTGCATCACCATTAATATTCATCCACATACCAATTTCCTTCATCCTTTCGATAGCTGTCGGTGGAAGCTCTCCATAAGGATCTGGACCGACATTCAATAAGTAATTTCCTCCTTTAGAAACAACATCTACAAGAATATGTATCAATTTGTTTGTGGATTTATATTCATCAGTATCAACATAAGACCAGGAATGTCCCATAGACATGCAGGTTTCCCACGGATAAGGAAGAATGGAATCCGGAACCAATTGTTCCGGGGTTTGGTAATTTTCATACTTACCATGTACAGTTCTATCAACTATTAACAAATCCGGATTATTTTCGCGTGCCATTTTAGCAATTTTGGGCATATCAATATCTTGTATCCATTGTTTACAACCAAGCCATTGACGATATTCGTCGTTAAGGCTCCATTCCGGACGAATCCATCCGCCATCTAACCAGAGAATATCAATATCGCCGTAATTTGTTGTTAATTCTTTTATCTGATTATAGGTAAAATCACAAAACTTCTGCCAGCGAAGAGGATACACCATCGGATTATAATTGACGCTTCTATCGGGTGTTGCCCATTCAGGTGCCCAATAATCCGAATGATGCCAATCGGGTTTTGAAAAATACAATCCCGTCCAAAATCCTTTTTCACGGAAAGCATTAACAATAGCTTCTGTTACATCGGCTTTTTCATTAGTATGAAACGGACAAGAAGAATCGGCAATTGTATAATTTGTTTCCTTCGAATCAAACATACAAAAACCATCGTGATGCTTAGTTGTAAATACAACATACTTCATTCCGGCTTCTTGAGCTAATTCTGCCCAATATTCGGGATTAAATCTGGTAGGGTTAAAAGTTTTGTTTAACGCTTGATATTTTGTTTTATACTCACAATACGGCATTCCTTTTCTGTGATCTATCCATTCCTCATTACAAATCGACCATGATTCCACAGTACTCCATTGAGCATACATTCCCCAATGCATCATAAATCCGAACTTCAGATCTTGCCATTGTTCAAGTTTATTAAGAATTATTGAATCTGTTTCAAAATCTCTTTCTGTTTGTGCATTGAGATTATAAACAAATGTAAATATTAGACAAAGAGAGAAAATAGTTTTATTCATAAGTAAATTATTTTAGAATTGCATCTAATTTTATTCTAATATCGTTATATAACATTGTCGTTGTAGATTGACTTTATGTTTTTTTAATAAACTTGCCGTATTAATGAGCTTACAAAGATACTGTTTTTTGTATATTTTATTTATCTTTGCGTGAATTTTATCCCCCCAAACATGTTGGGTAAATTTCTATTACAATTTTAATTTATAATAAAAAAAGCTATGAAAAACTATTTACTAATCTTTCTATATTTAACAATTCCTTCATTTCTGTTTTCTCAAGCTTTAAGCGGAGTTTATTCTATAGGATCGGATAACAGTGATTATACAAATTTGAGTAATGCTTTTGTTGCTTTAGAAACTTTTGGTGTAGAAGGTGAAACAATATTGGAGTTAACAGATTCCTATGATATGAACAGCGAAATAACTTCTTTAAGCCTGGGCAACATTCCTGGAAGCAGTGAAACAAATAAAGTTATTTTAACTGTATCAGATGAAGTAAACAAGATTATATTATCTTATAATGCGGCATACATCTTCTCATTTTATAACACAGAATATTTTGAAATTCAGGGAAAAGATAAATTAACCATTCAAACTCAAGGAAATTTTGCAGATAATGCGGCTGTAGCAATTTTTAATAATCCCAACAACGGAAATTCAATAATTACTATTGACGGATGTATTATTACAGGAAGTGGAAATAGTAATGTAAATGATTTCGGTATTTACTTTTTTTCTTATGATAGTGACGTAACTAAAAAATATGATATTAATATTTCAAACAATACAATATATAAAGTTAATCAGGCAATTTGCGCAAAAGGTCCGTCGAATTCCTCTCCTTCTATTGCAAGTGTTAAAATCAAAAATAATACAATCGGTAATACAGGTATAAATTACAATATTAATCAATTCGGAATTTATTTACAAAATCAAAACGAAGTAATTGTTTCGGAAAATAAAATTTTTAGTGTATTCTCCAACGATAATACAGCCGCAGGAATAAAACTTGAGAATTGTTCTTATGCTACAATTAATAACAATTCGATTCTTGATATTGTTTCCTATGATCAGGTTAATGGTAAGGCTTACGGTATTCTTATTAATTCAAACGAAATAACTACCACTGAGACATGGTGTTACAACAATATGATTTCACATATTGCAGCTAAGGAAGTACAAGGCGTAGGATTATATCTTGCGGATTTAATTAATAACCGCATACATCTTTACTATAATTCAATCTATCTTACAGTAGATAATTCACAAGACTATTTTGGTGAAATTCCAAGTACGTGTTTTGGTTTTAATAGTAATATCGGTACCATTTTGATTAAAAATAATGTTTTTCAAAATGATTTCGGCGACAACACAATGAGCGCGGAAGAAAGATTCGGAACCGCCATTTCCTTTATGAGTAATCATAATCCGTTCTCGGCGATAACTAATAACATATATTATACAGATAACATTACTCATGGGTTTACAGCTAAAAATAGCGATCGCTATTTTACTTTTGACGAGTGGAATCTTTTTAATGATAATGACGAAACTTCGCTGAATAGTAATCCTGGCTTCATTTCAACTTTTCTTTTAAAAATTAGTGAGGCAAATTCTGCCGGAACATTTATTTCTCAAGTTAAAAGAGATTATTTTGGTAATCCGCGCAGCTATACTACTCCTGATATTGGCGCTCACGAAGCGAAAGACAATTCCGGAATAAACGATTTAAGTACAACAAAATTTGATACTTATTATTCTCAGAATACTATTTTTATTAATTCTGAAAACGAATTAAACGGAAATGTATCTTTAATTTCTATTGATGGAAAAATTTTATATAAGAAATCTGTTTCGGGAAAAAATATTGTGATTAATTTAGAAAGAACATATAATCCGGGCGTTTATATTATTTCATACTCAGGAATTAAGGGCAACACTTCTTCAAAGATTTTGATACACTAATATTTTATATCGAAAATCACTCTTCACATTTTAATTTCCGATTCGGAATATTGCTAAAATCTTATTTTTAACCAACTCAACATTACTAGAAGTTGTCAAAAATTGATATATGCAATCATTTAGCTAACAATTGTACTTTGCCTTTCCGAACAACACAATATTACTCTCTTAGAAGCAATTTTATTTCATTTTTTATTCAATAAAAACTTACATTTTAATATTGGTTAATGTAATTTATATGCCTGAAAAATAACAAACTATATGTCATGTTTGATATTTGATTGAATTTCAGGCCCTTTATTAAAATTAAAAATGCAAAAAGAGAAACAAATACTTTTCAATTTCTCGTATAAACATTATAATTTTGAACCAAATTTAAATTAATTCACTTTGAATAAGTTAATCAAATTAAAATTCATACAAATATAATTTTCAAACGTATGAAATAAAGTTATTAATATTCATAAATATGATAGCAAACGACAACATCATTTCATTAGAGATATACGACAATGATAAATTGGAAGAATATTTATATATAAATACATTTCCTTCTATTGAGAGATACATCTTGTCAAATAATGGAACACGGGAAGATGCCCAAGATATCTTTCATGATTCATTAATTATTCTTATAAGGAAACTTTCGGAAAACAATCAGATTCTCTGTAAATTATCAACATATTTATATGCAATAGCAAAAAATTTATGGCTACAAAAGCTTTCATATAACAGAAGAACTTCACAAATAAATAGTAATTTCGTTTGCGAACATATTCCCGAATACGAGAAATGCATAGATGATTTTGAAAAGGAAAAAATTCAAGAATTGTATGAACTGCTTATATTAAAATGTAAGCTTAATTTCGGTAGTGATTTTATGCAGATAATATCTTCTAAAGATAAAGAGACACGAAAACTCAGATGGCAATATAAACAAAAACTCGCAAAGGTTATACAATCTTATCCCGAATTTAAAATTCTAAAACAATATGTTGATTGGATAAAACGGCTTGATTAAACAATTCTTTATCATTAATAATTCCTATATTTGCATTTGAATTTACTGCATTAAATGACAAAAGAATTTTTTTATAAACAAGCTGATATTTTTTCGGAAATATTACAATCTATTAATTTCGATTCATTACCTATAAGTGATTATAATAAGAAGTATATCAAACACATGAAAACTTCCTTTAAATATTACTGTAAAATATTTGCAGATTGTTTATATCTAATTTCAAATGAGGCGCAAGATAAAAATATTACTCTTATTGATTATGGTGGCGGTGCCGGATTTTTAAGCGTTCTTGCAAAAAAATGCGGATTTAAGAATGTTATTTATGTTGATAGAAATCCGCTTTCTGTTGAAACGGCAATATATCTCAAGAACAATTGTTTCAATTGCGGTGCGGATATTTTTATTGAAGGAGATACAAAAGATTTGATTGATTATGTAAAAAATAAAAATATCTGTCCGGATTCGCTTATTGCAACTGACCTGATAGAACACATTTATAATCTTGATATTTTCTTTTCTGATTTGAAAAAGATTAATCCTAAAATGAACATGACTTTCACTACAGGGTCCACACCTTTCAATCCGATAAAAAAGCATAAACTGCATAAAATAATGGATGATTGTGAAACAGGGTCCGCTGAAATACCAAATTATTATACATTAAGATTTGATTATATCGAAGCTAAATATCCAAATTTCACTAAGGAAGATAAAAACAAGTGGGCAGAAGCTACACGCGGACTAACTTTCGATGATATCGATAAAACAATTCAAAATAATATCCTTCCGAAACCCGCCGATAAACATAATACCTGTGATCCTCGAAACGGCAACTGGGAAGAAAGAATCCTTACAACTAAGGAATATAAAAAAGTATTGGAACCATTAAACTATAAGATGTCTTTATATAAAGGTTATTATAACTCTTTATATGCTAATTCATTAAAATCTATTACTGCAAAACTTGCAAACCTCTCTATCAAAATCCTGGGCAAAGTAGGATTTTATATTTCTCCTATGATAATACTTTATATTGAACCTAAATAATAATTAAATTTTTGCTATGGTAATTTTTCAAATAATAATATTTCTTTCATTCATATTAGGTAGCGGCATATATATTTCAGTACGCTTATGGCAAATCGCGCCTTTCGGCCAACTTGGTAAAATAATTTTTATTGCATTAATAATATTCCTGTTTTTAGCATTTATTCTCAGCTTTATTATAGGCAATGTATTACCTGTAAGTATTACAAAAATCTTATATAGAGTTGGTTCGGCATGGTTTTTTATTTGTGTTTATTTATTGATAATCTTTCTTTTAATCGACATTATAAGATTAACTCACTTGGTTAATATTGACCAATATATTTTTAATAACAAGTACTTCTTTATGTCGTTGTGTTTATTCCTAACTGTTTTAATGAGTTCCGGATATATTAAATATCAAAATAAAACCCGGGAAGAGATCAACATAAATTTTTCACAAAGTAATCTAAACAAGAATCTAAAATTAGTTACTATCAGTGATTTACATTTAGGATATGGTATAGGAAATAAGGAATTAAACCGATGGATAAAGTTAATTAATAAAGAAAATGCAGATATAGTATTAATTGTCGGAGATATGATAGATAATAGCATCAAACCTGTTTTGAGGGAAAATATGGCGGAAAACTTGAAGAAGATTAAAAGCAAATTCGGAGTTTACTCGGTTCTCGGCAATCACGAATATATTTCCGGAATTGATGCTTGTATCAATTTTATTAAGAGTGCCGATATTACTCTTTTAAGAGATTCTTCTGTGATGATTAACGATTTATATATAATCGGCAGAGATGATCAAACAAATAAATCACGGAAAACATTAAATGAACTTATTGACGGTTTGGATACAACAAAACCGATT of the Bacteroidales bacterium genome contains:
- a CDS encoding VOC family protein translates to MKEKIICGIQQVGIGVNDVIEAWKWYIDIFGFDIKIFDDTGVAEKMLPYTGGKPQERRAVLAYNLRGGGGFEIWQPKGRELNYLKEEIRLGDLGIIACKIKCPDVKLAFETFKNKNVDVINKPDLSPSGIMHFFVKDPYGNLFEIEEDHYVFSDEKKITGGVNGVIIGVSNMEDSIEFYSKLLDYDTVVYDNTGIFDDLQGVPGATDKLHRVMLKRSKPMYGPLAEIMGTSHIELVQNMDSKVKKIYEGRLWGDPGFIHLCFDVRNMESLHKEVKELGKDFVCDGGEDFDMGDANGHFTYVEDPDGTLIEFVETFKIPISKKLGISLNLRNRDDKKFMPKYMLKALRFARVKL
- a CDS encoding alpha-L-fucosidase; its protein translation is MNKTIFSLCLIFTFVYNLNAQTERDFETDSIILNKLEQWQDLKFGFMMHWGMYAQWSTVESWSICNEEWIDHRKGMPYCEYKTKYQALNKTFNPTRFNPEYWAELAQEAGMKYVVFTTKHHDGFCMFDSKETNYTIADSSCPFHTNEKADVTEAIVNAFREKGFWTGLYFSKPDWHHSDYWAPEWATPDRSVNYNPMVYPLRWQKFCDFTYNQIKELTTNYGDIDILWLDGGWIRPEWSLNDEYRQWLGCKQWIQDIDMPKIAKMARENNPDLLIVDRTVHGKYENYQTPEQLVPDSILPYPWETCMSMGHSWSYVDTDEYKSTNKLIHILVDVVSKGGNYLLNVGPDPYGELPPTAIERMKEIGMWMNINGDAIYCTRPVYPYQQDNLRFTKKDGKVYVFCMLGEGEPLSNSIIFNCDEQLKAGNIEILGSKVKAKLSKSQTGYKIDIPQNIINKKPCEHAVVFMIKAQ
- a CDS encoding T9SS type A sorting domain-containing protein — protein: MKNYLLIFLYLTIPSFLFSQALSGVYSIGSDNSDYTNLSNAFVALETFGVEGETILELTDSYDMNSEITSLSLGNIPGSSETNKVILTVSDEVNKIILSYNAAYIFSFYNTEYFEIQGKDKLTIQTQGNFADNAAVAIFNNPNNGNSIITIDGCIITGSGNSNVNDFGIYFFSYDSDVTKKYDINISNNTIYKVNQAICAKGPSNSSPSIASVKIKNNTIGNTGINYNINQFGIYLQNQNEVIVSENKIFSVFSNDNTAAGIKLENCSYATINNNSILDIVSYDQVNGKAYGILINSNEITTTETWCYNNMISHIAAKEVQGVGLYLADLINNRIHLYYNSIYLTVDNSQDYFGEIPSTCFGFNSNIGTILIKNNVFQNDFGDNTMSAEERFGTAISFMSNHNPFSAITNNIYYTDNITHGFTAKNSDRYFTFDEWNLFNDNDETSLNSNPGFISTFLLKISEANSAGTFISQVKRDYFGNPRSYTTPDIGAHEAKDNSGINDLSTTKFDTYYSQNTIFINSENELNGNVSLISIDGKILYKKSVSGKNIVINLERTYNPGVYIISYSGIKGNTSSKILIH
- a CDS encoding class I SAM-dependent methyltransferase, producing the protein MTKEFFYKQADIFSEILQSINFDSLPISDYNKKYIKHMKTSFKYYCKIFADCLYLISNEAQDKNITLIDYGGGAGFLSVLAKKCGFKNVIYVDRNPLSVETAIYLKNNCFNCGADIFIEGDTKDLIDYVKNKNICPDSLIATDLIEHIYNLDIFFSDLKKINPKMNMTFTTGSTPFNPIKKHKLHKIMDDCETGSAEIPNYYTLRFDYIEAKYPNFTKEDKNKWAEATRGLTFDDIDKTIQNNILPKPADKHNTCDPRNGNWEERILTTKEYKKVLEPLNYKMSLYKGYYNSLYANSLKSITAKLANLSIKILGKVGFYISPMIILYIEPK